In Amycolatopsis methanolica 239, a single genomic region encodes these proteins:
- a CDS encoding SDR family oxidoreductase produces the protein MRGSVHSGRPAAAVDAVLGLAPRLHGLVVCAGLGPHVRDPMQIVEVNYRGAVEVLDGLFPALRGAAVAVSSSASTMVKRADNPIARGEEAAALGHLAYSWSENALTVAVRQRVSQWGAAGVRLNTVAPGAVDTPLLQAGLASRLGDAVRNYQAPIPRRGRPEEIASLIRYLLGPDAGYIHGAQLMIDGGSDALLRPTEF, from the coding sequence GTGCGCGGATCTGTCCACTCCGGACGGCCGGCGGCCGCGGTGGACGCGGTGCTCGGGCTGGCGCCGAGGCTTCACGGGCTGGTGGTGTGCGCCGGGCTCGGGCCGCACGTCCGGGATCCGATGCAGATCGTCGAGGTCAACTACCGGGGCGCGGTCGAGGTGCTGGACGGGTTGTTCCCGGCGCTGCGCGGGGCGGCGGTGGCGGTGTCGTCGTCGGCCTCGACGATGGTGAAGCGGGCGGACAACCCGATCGCGCGCGGCGAGGAGGCGGCCGCGCTCGGGCACCTGGCGTACTCGTGGTCGGAGAACGCGCTGACTGTCGCGGTGCGGCAACGGGTTTCGCAGTGGGGCGCGGCGGGCGTGCGGCTCAACACGGTGGCGCCCGGGGCCGTGGACACGCCGCTGCTGCAGGCCGGCCTGGCATCCCGGCTCGGGGACGCGGTCCGGAACTACCAAGCGCCGATCCCGCGCCGGGGGCGGCCAGAGGAAATCGCCTCGCTGATCCGCTACCTGCTCGGCCCGGACGCCGGTTACATCCACGGAGCACAGCTGATGATCGACGGTGGGTCGGACGCACTGCTGCGGCCGACGGAGTTCTGA
- a CDS encoding DUF4259 domain-containing protein — protein sequence MGTWGIGHFDNDEAADSANELDDLPAGERGALIRTTLEAAAGNSGYLEAPEGMLAVAVAALVASQVPGGDPVDESYGPEEPIPVLPTELRALAVRAIDRALAEKSELDELWEEPDRPSWLAELDRLREVPATA from the coding sequence ATGGGAACGTGGGGAATCGGGCACTTCGACAACGACGAGGCCGCCGACTCCGCGAACGAACTGGACGACCTGCCCGCGGGTGAGCGTGGGGCGCTGATCCGTACGACGCTGGAGGCGGCCGCGGGCAACTCCGGGTACCTGGAGGCGCCGGAGGGCATGCTCGCCGTGGCGGTGGCCGCGCTCGTGGCGTCCCAGGTCCCGGGCGGCGATCCGGTGGACGAAAGTTACGGGCCGGAGGAGCCGATCCCGGTGCTGCCCACGGAGCTGAGAGCGCTGGCGGTGCGCGCGATCGACCGTGCGCTCGCGGAGAAGTCCGAACTGGACGAGCTCTGGGAGGAGCCGGACCGCCCGTCGTGGCTGGCGGAGCTCGACCGGCTGCGGGAGGTGCCGGCGACAGCCTGA
- a CDS encoding alpha/beta hydrolase, which produces MTLEHKFIEGPPDAPVLLLLHGTGGGTDDLVGLARELNPSAALLAPAGPVSEHGAARWFRRLAEGVFDYDDVRARADQLASFVLDAQREYGLDGRRLVAVGFSNGANIGGALALLRPDVVREAALFASMLPVPDPPRHDLGATRVFLSNGERDPMAPLPSNEQFIQLLRERSASVTVHRHHGGHQITLDALQAAKAWLAA; this is translated from the coding sequence ATGACGCTCGAGCACAAGTTCATCGAGGGCCCGCCGGACGCGCCGGTGCTGTTGCTCTTGCACGGCACCGGCGGCGGGACGGACGACCTGGTGGGTCTCGCGCGGGAGCTGAACCCGTCCGCCGCATTGCTGGCCCCGGCCGGACCGGTGTCCGAGCACGGCGCCGCACGGTGGTTCCGGCGGCTGGCGGAGGGCGTCTTCGACTACGACGACGTCCGCGCCCGCGCCGACCAGCTGGCGTCGTTCGTGCTCGACGCCCAGCGGGAGTACGGCCTGGACGGACGGCGGCTGGTCGCGGTCGGGTTTTCCAACGGCGCCAACATCGGCGGCGCGCTGGCCCTGCTGCGCCCGGACGTCGTGCGGGAGGCGGCGTTGTTCGCGTCGATGCTCCCGGTGCCGGACCCGCCCCGGCATGACTTGGGCGCCACGCGGGTGTTCCTGTCCAATGGGGAACGCGATCCGATGGCGCCGCTACCTTCGAACGAACAGTTCATCCAGTTGTTGCGGGAGCGGTCGGCTTCGGTGACGGTGCACCGCCACCACGGTGGGCACCAGATCACGCTGGACGCCCTCCAGGCCGCGAAGGCCTGGTTGGCTGCTTAG
- a CDS encoding ring-cleaving dioxygenase: MSIKTSGLHHVTAIGGDPQRNADFYLRTLGLRLVKTTVNFDDPGTYHLYYGDQSGKPGTLMTFFPWRDAPSGRLGTGQATTTAFSVPADSIGWWKDHLAEAGVTTGRIANREGEDVLTFRDPDGLQLALVAHPQGDPRGPWDNGHVPADHAIRGLHSVTLSVAKEDATAEMFGDLGLTFSSQDSNRLRFTAGEGGPGAMVDVLVTPDAPRGLVAAGTVHHVAWRAPDEESQAAWREELVDRGVNVTSILDRQYFRSIYFREPGGTLLEIATDQPGFAVDEPLLELGRALKLPPWLEPDREQIERALPKLDIPGENNR; this comes from the coding sequence ATGTCCATCAAGACGAGCGGCTTGCACCACGTGACCGCGATCGGCGGCGACCCTCAGCGCAACGCCGACTTCTACCTGCGCACGCTCGGCCTGCGCCTGGTGAAGACGACGGTCAACTTCGACGATCCCGGGACTTACCACCTGTACTACGGCGACCAGTCCGGCAAGCCGGGCACGCTGATGACCTTCTTCCCGTGGCGCGACGCGCCGAGCGGGCGCCTCGGCACCGGCCAGGCCACCACGACCGCGTTCTCCGTGCCCGCCGATTCGATCGGCTGGTGGAAGGACCACCTCGCCGAGGCCGGCGTCACCACCGGGCGCATCGCCAACCGGGAGGGTGAGGACGTCCTGACCTTCCGCGACCCGGACGGCCTCCAGCTCGCGCTCGTCGCGCACCCCCAGGGCGACCCGCGCGGCCCGTGGGACAACGGGCACGTCCCGGCCGATCACGCGATCCGCGGCCTGCACTCGGTGACCCTCTCGGTCGCCAAGGAGGACGCGACCGCCGAGATGTTCGGCGACCTGGGCCTGACCTTCAGCAGCCAGGACAGCAACCGCCTGCGGTTCACCGCCGGTGAGGGCGGGCCGGGCGCGATGGTCGACGTCCTCGTCACGCCGGACGCCCCGCGCGGGCTCGTTGCCGCGGGCACCGTGCACCACGTCGCCTGGCGCGCGCCGGACGAGGAAAGCCAGGCCGCGTGGCGCGAGGAGCTCGTCGACCGTGGTGTGAACGTCACCTCGATCCTGGACCGGCAGTACTTCCGCTCGATCTACTTCCGCGAGCCGGGCGGCACGCTGCTGGAGATCGCGACCGACCAGCCCGGGTTCGCCGTCGACGAGCCGCTGCTGGAACTCGGCCGCGCGCTGAAGCTGCCGCCGTGGCTGGAGCCGGACCGCGAGCAGATCGAGCGCGCCCTGCCGAAGCTGGACATCCCGGGCGAGAACAACCGATGA
- a CDS encoding MarR family winged helix-turn-helix transcriptional regulator produces the protein MTTPGDDEIVTWWGLVIEGYLATQDRLMGEIAERFGLAPAPFDILLRLVRTPGHRMPMTRLATEAALSSGGFTKVADRLVAAGLITRQPSPDDRRVTFACLTEHGREVAEKARQACAEILRRRVLEPLGPEASQALADAMRTLREVNGTS, from the coding sequence ATGACCACTCCCGGCGATGACGAGATCGTGACCTGGTGGGGCCTCGTGATCGAGGGGTACCTCGCCACGCAGGATCGACTCATGGGCGAGATCGCCGAGCGGTTCGGCCTGGCGCCGGCGCCGTTCGACATCCTGCTGCGGCTGGTGCGCACGCCCGGCCACCGGATGCCGATGACGCGCCTGGCCACCGAGGCGGCGCTGTCCAGCGGCGGGTTCACCAAGGTGGCGGACCGGCTGGTCGCGGCCGGCCTGATCACACGCCAGCCGAGCCCGGACGACCGGCGCGTGACGTTTGCGTGCCTGACCGAGCACGGCCGCGAGGTGGCGGAAAAGGCGCGCCAGGCGTGCGCCGAGATCCTGCGGCGCCGTGTGCTGGAGCCCTTGGGGCCGGAGGCTTCGCAGGCGCTCGCCGACGCCATGCGAACGCTGCGTGAAGTGAACGGCACCAGCTGA
- a CDS encoding VOC family protein, which translates to MLTTSTITHMLAAQDADRARHFYGDQLGLRQTETGPDGTCYFEAGSGHVIGLRPLPAAKPSENTVLSFEVDDISAEVHDLEERGVRFADYDSGDLRTEGHIATLGKEKAAWFADSEGNWLCLHEVVR; encoded by the coding sequence ATGCTGACGACGTCCACCATCACGCACATGCTTGCCGCGCAGGATGCCGATCGCGCCAGGCACTTCTACGGTGACCAGCTCGGCCTGCGCCAGACCGAAACGGGACCGGACGGCACCTGCTACTTCGAGGCCGGCTCGGGGCACGTGATCGGTCTGCGCCCGCTGCCGGCCGCCAAGCCGAGCGAGAACACGGTCCTCAGCTTCGAGGTCGACGACATCTCCGCGGAGGTGCACGACCTGGAGGAACGCGGGGTGCGCTTCGCCGACTACGACTCCGGCGACCTCCGCACCGAGGGGCACATCGCCACGCTCGGCAAGGAGAAGGCGGCCTGGTTCGCCGACTCCGAAGGCAACTGGCTCTGCCTGCACGAGGTGGTGCGTTAG
- a CDS encoding amidohydrolase family protein — protein MIDGYTVVDAHVHAPRLSTLKPAWLEWAERFSGPHDWRSAYDAEGNVVPARLDALFEAEGVDRALLFCEYSPRATGIQPIEDNLPLVAENPTRFRLVANVNPYLHHPVAAEVERQLDLGAVALKIHPVHGAFSPGDKELYAAYHVCAERGVPVIIHSGTSSFPGARASFGNPELMADVVEDFPSVQFVFAHGGRGWWYDVAAFLALARDNVWLDLSGLPPRKLPEYYARFDFTRLAGRFVFGTDWPGVPGAARNVRALLELGLPDAVVRDVLSGNAAKLYPGLGI, from the coding sequence GTGATCGACGGCTACACCGTGGTCGACGCGCACGTCCACGCGCCGCGGCTGAGCACGTTGAAACCGGCCTGGCTGGAGTGGGCGGAGCGGTTCTCGGGCCCGCACGACTGGCGGTCCGCGTACGACGCGGAGGGGAACGTCGTGCCCGCGCGGCTGGATGCGTTGTTCGAGGCCGAGGGCGTCGACCGCGCGTTGTTGTTCTGCGAATACAGCCCGCGCGCCACCGGGATCCAGCCGATCGAGGACAACCTGCCGCTGGTGGCGGAGAACCCGACGCGGTTCCGGCTGGTGGCCAACGTGAACCCGTACCTGCACCACCCGGTGGCGGCCGAGGTGGAGCGGCAGCTGGACCTCGGCGCGGTGGCGTTGAAGATCCACCCCGTGCACGGCGCGTTCTCGCCGGGGGACAAGGAGTTGTACGCCGCGTACCACGTGTGCGCCGAGCGCGGGGTGCCGGTGATCATCCACTCGGGCACGAGCAGCTTCCCCGGCGCCCGCGCGAGCTTCGGCAACCCGGAGCTGATGGCCGACGTCGTGGAGGACTTCCCGTCGGTGCAGTTCGTGTTCGCCCACGGCGGCCGCGGCTGGTGGTACGACGTGGCCGCGTTCCTGGCGCTGGCGCGCGACAACGTGTGGCTGGACCTGTCCGGCCTGCCGCCGCGGAAGCTGCCGGAGTACTACGCGCGGTTCGACTTCACGCGGCTGGCCGGGCGGTTCGTGTTCGGCACCGACTGGCCCGGCGTCCCGGGCGCCGCGCGGAACGTCCGGGCGCTGCTGGAGCTGGGCCTGCCGGACGCCGTCGTGCGGGACGTGCTGTCCGGCAACGCCGCGAAGCTGTACCCCGGCCTTGGGATCTAA
- a CDS encoding benzoate-CoA ligase family protein, giving the protein MVDFNAADYLVDRHVRDGNGARTAVVTVSRTLSYAELSEAVHRVAGGLADIGVRPEERVMLCMVDGVEMLTGILGAMCAGAVPVPVSTMVTGPELGRVLADSRARVLCVSGEFTAAAKEAVELAPEVTDVVLDRAHAAQFSRVSTHDWTRLSTADARETYDTWADSPALWLYTSGTTGQPKGAMHRHASIRAVCETYGRQVLGIGPDDKCFSVAKLFFAYGIGNSAFFPLSAGASAVFEPGRPTPQLVADRVRAERPTLFFGVPTFYSALLAADLPPDTFSSVRQAVSAGEPLPAVIYERFRDRFGVEILDGIGSTEALHIFLSNRPGEVVPGTTGVAVPGYDVEIRDPLGTLIETTGQPGELYVRGPSTAFGYWSRYETSKQVFQGEWLRTGDSYVRNPDGTYTCLGRFNDMLKAGGIWVSPAEVEQRLLQHPDVAEVAVVAAPDSDGIEKPVACVVPAAGRTVDPEALIDFCREGLATFKRPRAVVAVDELPKTATGKIRRNVIRELVRDSLRPGALT; this is encoded by the coding sequence ATGGTCGATTTCAACGCCGCGGACTACCTGGTCGACCGGCACGTCCGGGACGGGAACGGCGCCCGCACCGCGGTCGTCACGGTGTCGCGCACGCTGTCCTATGCCGAGCTTTCCGAAGCGGTGCACCGTGTCGCGGGCGGGCTGGCGGACATCGGGGTGCGGCCAGAGGAACGGGTCATGCTGTGCATGGTCGACGGCGTCGAGATGCTCACCGGCATCCTCGGCGCGATGTGTGCCGGCGCGGTTCCGGTGCCGGTGTCGACCATGGTGACCGGGCCCGAGCTGGGACGGGTGCTCGCCGACTCGCGTGCCAGGGTGCTGTGCGTGTCCGGGGAGTTCACCGCCGCCGCGAAGGAGGCGGTCGAGCTGGCGCCGGAGGTCACTGACGTCGTGCTGGATCGCGCGCACGCCGCGCAGTTCTCCCGGGTGTCCACACACGACTGGACCCGTCTGTCCACAGCGGACGCACGGGAAACGTATGACACGTGGGCGGATTCGCCCGCGCTGTGGCTGTACACGTCCGGCACGACCGGTCAGCCCAAGGGCGCGATGCACCGGCACGCGAGCATCCGGGCGGTGTGCGAGACCTACGGCAGGCAGGTGCTCGGGATCGGCCCCGACGACAAGTGCTTCTCCGTCGCCAAGCTGTTCTTCGCCTACGGCATCGGCAATTCCGCGTTTTTCCCGTTGTCGGCCGGCGCGAGCGCGGTGTTCGAGCCGGGCCGTCCGACGCCGCAGCTGGTCGCCGACCGGGTGCGCGCCGAGCGGCCGACGTTGTTCTTCGGGGTGCCGACCTTTTACTCCGCCCTGCTGGCCGCCGACCTGCCACCGGACACGTTCTCGTCGGTGCGGCAGGCGGTGTCCGCGGGCGAGCCGCTGCCCGCGGTGATCTACGAGAGGTTCCGCGACCGGTTCGGGGTGGAGATCCTGGACGGCATCGGGTCCACCGAGGCGCTGCACATCTTCCTGTCCAACCGGCCGGGCGAGGTGGTCCCGGGCACGACGGGTGTCGCGGTGCCCGGCTACGACGTGGAGATCCGCGACCCGCTCGGCACGCTGATCGAAACCACCGGGCAGCCCGGCGAGCTTTACGTGCGCGGCCCGTCCACCGCGTTCGGCTACTGGAGCCGGTACGAGACGTCGAAGCAGGTGTTCCAGGGCGAGTGGCTGCGGACCGGGGACAGCTACGTGCGCAACCCGGACGGCACCTACACGTGCCTTGGTAGGTTCAACGACATGTTGAAGGCGGGCGGGATCTGGGTGTCGCCGGCGGAGGTGGAGCAGCGGTTGCTGCAGCACCCGGACGTCGCCGAGGTCGCGGTGGTGGCGGCTCCGGACTCGGACGGCATCGAGAAGCCGGTGGCCTGCGTCGTGCCGGCCGCCGGGCGGACCGTCGACCCGGAGGCGCTGATCGACTTCTGCCGCGAGGGGCTCGCCACGTTCAAACGGCCGCGTGCGGTGGTGGCTGTCGACGAGCTGCCGAAGACCGCGACGGGTAAGATCCGCCGGAACGTGATCCGCGAGCTGGTCCGGGATTCGCTGCGGCCGGGGGCGCTCACGTGA
- the boxB gene encoding benzoyl-CoA 2,3-epoxidase subunit BoxB gives MPTRIDYDAKIPNNVELSDNRRLQRALEGWQPKFMHWWAEMGPALETQGVYLRTAVSVGRDGWAHFDHVVPQDYRWGIFLSERDPDRRIAFGEHRGEPAWQQVPGEYRADLQRLIVIQGDTEPASVEQQKLLGLTAPSLYDLRNLFQVNVEEGRHLWAMVYLLHAYFGKEGREEAEALLHRNSGSPDTPRILGAFNEETADWLAFYMFTYFTDRDGKYQLGTLKESAFDPLSRTCEFMLKEEAHHMFVGTTGVDRVVTRSAELIREHDTMDIAAHGGIPLDIIQRYLNFHYTVSLDLFGSETSTNAANYYTAGLKGRWMETRRKDDHQLTEDAALLEKPQDDGTWTAEEMQKILLLNLDLRGEYIADCSSGVKRWNKILADAGIDFRFRLPHPGFNRKVGINSGHHITPDGTIVDEATWERSRKHWLPTDEDLAFVRSLMHPVYERGKIASWVAPPRQGINGKPFDYEYVYL, from the coding sequence ATGCCGACCAGGATCGACTACGACGCCAAGATCCCGAACAACGTCGAACTGTCCGACAACCGGAGGCTGCAGCGGGCGCTGGAGGGCTGGCAGCCGAAGTTCATGCACTGGTGGGCCGAGATGGGCCCGGCGCTGGAAACCCAGGGCGTGTACCTGCGCACGGCGGTCAGCGTCGGCCGCGACGGCTGGGCGCACTTCGACCACGTCGTGCCACAGGACTACCGCTGGGGCATCTTCCTCTCCGAACGCGACCCGGACCGCCGGATCGCGTTCGGCGAGCACCGCGGCGAGCCCGCGTGGCAGCAGGTGCCCGGCGAGTACCGCGCCGACCTGCAGCGGCTGATCGTCATCCAGGGCGATACCGAGCCGGCCTCCGTGGAGCAGCAGAAACTCCTCGGCCTGACCGCGCCCAGCCTCTACGACCTGCGCAACCTCTTCCAGGTCAACGTGGAGGAGGGCCGTCACCTGTGGGCGATGGTCTACCTGCTGCACGCCTACTTCGGCAAGGAGGGCCGCGAGGAGGCGGAGGCGCTGCTCCACCGCAACTCGGGCAGCCCGGACACGCCCCGCATCCTCGGCGCGTTCAACGAGGAGACCGCGGACTGGCTCGCGTTCTACATGTTCACCTACTTCACGGACCGCGACGGCAAGTACCAGCTGGGCACGCTGAAGGAGTCCGCGTTCGACCCGCTGTCGCGCACCTGCGAGTTCATGCTCAAGGAGGAGGCGCACCACATGTTCGTCGGCACCACCGGTGTCGACCGCGTGGTGACGCGCAGCGCCGAGCTGATCCGCGAACACGACACGATGGACATCGCCGCGCACGGCGGCATCCCGCTGGACATCATCCAGCGCTACCTGAACTTCCACTACACCGTCTCGCTCGACCTGTTCGGCAGCGAGACGTCGACGAACGCGGCCAACTACTACACCGCCGGGCTCAAGGGCCGCTGGATGGAGACCCGCCGCAAGGACGACCACCAGCTGACCGAAGACGCGGCGCTGCTGGAGAAACCGCAGGACGACGGCACCTGGACCGCCGAGGAGATGCAGAAGATCCTGCTGCTCAACCTCGACCTGCGCGGTGAGTACATCGCCGACTGCTCCTCCGGGGTCAAGCGGTGGAACAAGATCCTCGCCGACGCGGGCATCGACTTCCGGTTCCGCCTGCCGCACCCTGGTTTCAACCGGAAAGTCGGCATAAACTCCGGCCACCACATCACGCCGGACGGGACGATCGTGGACGAAGCGACCTGGGAGCGCAGCCGCAAGCATTGGCTGCCGACCGACGAGGACCTGGCGTTCGTCCGCTCGCTCATGCACCCGGTGTACGAACGGGGCAAGATCGCGAGCTGGGTCGCCCCGCCGCGACAGGGCATCAACGGGAAGCCGTTCGACTACGAGTACGTGTACCTGTAA
- the boxC gene encoding 2,3-epoxybenzoyl-CoA dihydrolase produces MTTVSFDRHPDSYRHWRLRIEPPLAWLEMDVDEQGGLVPGYELKLNSYDLGVDIELYDAVQRLRFEHPEVRAVILTSAKDKVFCAGANIRMLAGSPHEWKVNFCKFTNETRNGIEDATENSGQIYLAAVNGSCAGGGYEIALACEKILLVDDNSSTVALPEVPLLGVLPGTGGLTRVTDKRRVRKDRADVFVTRPDGVKGRTAVDWRLVDELVPRQEFRAVVEQRARELAARSNRPENAQGIVLEPLQRTEDDDRIAYPNTTAELDRAAGVVTITVRGPRADGWLLAMTRELDDLILRLRTNEPELGTWVFRTEGDPDAVLAAEREVLTGSDWLSNEVLHYYKRTLKRLDVTSRSLIALIEPGGCFAGVLLELALACDRQYMLDGPPIDDEDSDERAAIVLSDANFGAFPMGNGLSRLESRFYGEHDHLDWLKRERDRRLSAGEAVELGLVTEAPDDIDWEDEIRIVLEGRAALSPDALTGMEANHRFVGPETIETKIFGRLTAWQNWIFTRPNASGPEGALRRYGTGQKASFDRKRV; encoded by the coding sequence ATGACGACGGTGTCATTCGATCGGCATCCGGATTCCTACCGGCACTGGCGGCTCCGGATCGAGCCGCCGCTGGCGTGGCTGGAGATGGACGTCGACGAGCAGGGCGGTCTGGTCCCGGGTTACGAGCTGAAGCTCAACTCCTACGACCTGGGCGTGGACATCGAGCTCTACGACGCCGTCCAGCGGCTGCGGTTCGAGCACCCCGAGGTGCGCGCGGTGATCCTGACCAGCGCCAAGGACAAGGTGTTCTGCGCCGGCGCCAACATCCGCATGCTGGCCGGCTCCCCGCACGAGTGGAAGGTGAACTTCTGCAAGTTCACCAACGAGACCCGCAACGGCATCGAGGACGCCACCGAGAACTCCGGCCAGATCTACCTCGCCGCGGTCAACGGCAGCTGCGCCGGCGGCGGCTACGAAATCGCCCTGGCCTGCGAGAAGATCCTGCTGGTCGACGACAACTCCTCGACCGTCGCGCTGCCCGAGGTGCCGCTGCTCGGCGTGCTGCCCGGCACCGGCGGGCTCACCCGCGTGACCGACAAGCGCCGCGTCCGCAAGGACCGCGCCGACGTGTTCGTCACCCGCCCGGACGGCGTGAAGGGCCGCACCGCTGTCGACTGGCGGCTGGTCGACGAGCTGGTTCCGCGCCAGGAGTTCCGCGCGGTCGTCGAGCAGCGGGCCCGCGAACTCGCCGCCCGCAGCAACCGGCCGGAGAACGCGCAGGGCATCGTGCTCGAACCGCTCCAGCGCACCGAGGACGACGACCGCATCGCCTACCCGAACACCACCGCCGAGCTGGACCGCGCCGCCGGCGTCGTCACGATCACCGTCCGCGGACCGCGAGCAGACGGCTGGCTGCTGGCGATGACCCGTGAGCTGGACGACCTCATCCTGCGCCTGCGCACCAACGAACCCGAGCTGGGCACCTGGGTCTTCCGCACCGAGGGCGACCCGGACGCCGTGCTCGCCGCCGAACGGGAAGTGCTCACCGGTTCCGACTGGCTGTCCAACGAGGTCCTGCACTACTACAAGCGCACGCTGAAACGGCTCGACGTCACCAGCCGCAGTCTCATCGCGCTGATCGAACCGGGCGGCTGCTTCGCCGGGGTGCTGCTGGAGCTGGCGCTGGCGTGCGACCGCCAGTACATGCTGGACGGGCCGCCGATCGACGACGAGGACAGCGACGAACGCGCGGCCATCGTGTTGTCCGACGCGAACTTCGGCGCGTTCCCGATGGGCAACGGCCTGTCCCGCCTGGAATCCCGGTTCTACGGTGAGCACGACCACCTGGACTGGCTCAAGCGCGAACGCGACCGGCGGCTGTCCGCGGGCGAGGCCGTCGAGCTGGGGCTGGTCACCGAGGCCCCGGACGACATCGACTGGGAGGACGAGATCCGGATCGTGCTGGAGGGCCGCGCCGCGCTGTCGCCGGACGCGCTCACCGGCATGGAGGCCAACCACCGGTTCGTCGGGCCGGAAACCATCGAGACCAAGATCTTCGGCCGCCTGACGGCCTGGCAGAACTGGATCTTCACGAGACCGAACGCCTCCGGGCCGGAGGGCGCGCTGCGCCGCTACGGCACCGGCCAGAAGGCTTCCTTCGACCGCAAGCGGGTGTGA
- the ilvD gene encoding dihydroxy-acid dehydratase: MADLKPRSRDVTDGLERAAARGMLRAVGMGDEDFAKPQIGIASSWNEITPCNLSLQRLAQASKQGVHAGGGYPMEFGTISVSDGISMGHEGMHFSLVSREIIADSVETVMEAERLDGAVLLAGCDKSLPGMLMAAARLDVAAVFLYAGSILPGSVDGREVTIIDAFEAVGACARGLISREEVDKIERAICPGEGACGGMYTANTMACAAEALGMSLPGSASPPSVDRRRDRFARESGEAIVGMLGAGITARDVLTREAFENAIAVVMALGGSTNAVLHLLAIAHEAEVGLTLDDFTRIGDRVPHLADVKPFGRHVMTAVDRVGGVPVVMKALLDAGLLHGDCLTVTGKTLAENLAELAPPELDGEVVRKLSNPIHPTGGLTILHGSLAPEGAVVKSAGFDSSRFEGTARVFDGEQAAMDALPTLQPGDVVVIRYEGPRGGPGMREMLAVTGAIKGAGLGKDVLLLTDGRFSGGTTGLCIGHVAPEAAHGGPIAFVRDGDPIVLDMETRTLDVGISEEEMAERRSGWEAPPPPRRTGVLAKYARLVGSAARGAVCS; encoded by the coding sequence ATGGCTGACCTCAAACCCCGGTCGCGGGACGTGACGGACGGGCTCGAACGCGCGGCGGCGCGTGGCATGCTGCGCGCGGTCGGAATGGGCGACGAGGACTTCGCCAAACCGCAGATCGGCATCGCCTCGTCATGGAACGAGATAACACCGTGCAACCTCTCCCTGCAACGGCTGGCGCAGGCGAGCAAGCAGGGAGTGCACGCCGGCGGCGGTTACCCGATGGAGTTCGGCACGATCTCGGTGTCCGACGGCATCTCGATGGGCCACGAGGGCATGCACTTCTCGCTGGTGTCGCGGGAGATCATCGCCGACTCGGTGGAAACGGTGATGGAGGCCGAGCGCCTGGACGGCGCGGTGCTGCTGGCCGGGTGCGACAAGAGCCTGCCCGGGATGCTGATGGCCGCCGCGCGGCTGGACGTCGCGGCGGTGTTCCTCTACGCCGGGTCGATCCTGCCGGGCAGTGTGGACGGCCGCGAGGTGACGATCATCGACGCGTTCGAGGCGGTCGGCGCGTGTGCCCGCGGGCTGATCTCCCGCGAGGAGGTCGACAAGATCGAACGCGCCATCTGCCCCGGCGAGGGCGCGTGCGGCGGGATGTACACGGCGAACACGATGGCGTGCGCGGCCGAGGCGCTGGGAATGTCGCTACCCGGCTCGGCGAGCCCGCCATCGGTGGACCGGCGGCGCGACCGGTTCGCGCGGGAGAGCGGTGAGGCGATCGTCGGGATGCTCGGCGCCGGGATCACCGCCCGGGACGTGCTCACGCGCGAGGCGTTCGAGAACGCGATCGCCGTCGTGATGGCGCTGGGCGGGTCCACCAACGCGGTGCTGCACCTGCTGGCCATCGCCCACGAGGCCGAGGTCGGGCTGACACTGGACGACTTCACCCGCATCGGTGACCGGGTGCCACACCTGGCCGACGTGAAGCCGTTCGGACGGCACGTGATGACCGCGGTCGACCGCGTCGGCGGGGTGCCGGTGGTGATGAAGGCCCTGCTGGACGCGGGTCTGCTGCACGGCGACTGCCTCACCGTGACGGGCAAGACGCTGGCCGAGAACCTGGCCGAGCTGGCGCCGCCGGAGCTGGACGGCGAGGTCGTGCGGAAGCTGTCGAACCCGATCCACCCGACCGGCGGGCTCACGATCCTGCACGGCAGCCTCGCACCGGAGGGCGCGGTGGTGAAGAGCGCCGGGTTCGACTCGTCGCGGTTCGAGGGGACGGCGCGGGTGTTCGACGGCGAGCAGGCCGCGATGGACGCGCTGCCGACGCTGCAGCCCGGCGACGTGGTCGTGATCCGGTACGAGGGGCCGCGCGGCGGACCCGGGATGCGCGAGATGCTCGCCGTGACGGGCGCGATCAAGGGCGCCGGGCTGGGCAAGGACGTCCTGCTGCTCACCGACGGCCGGTTCTCCGGCGGCACCACCGGGCTGTGCATCGGACACGTCGCCCCGGAGGCCGCGCACGGCGGCCCGATCGCGTTCGTCCGCGACGGCGACCCGATCGTGCTCGACATGGAGACGCGAACGCTTGACGTCGGGATTTCCGAGGAGGAGATGGCCGAACGCCGGTCCGGCTGGGAAGCGCCCCCGCCGCCGCGCCGCACCGGCGTGCTGGCTAAGTACGCCCGCCTGGTCGGTTCCGCCGCGCGGGGAGCCGTCTGTTCCTAG